Within the uncultured Draconibacterium sp. genome, the region ACTTATCTCAAATAATTGTGGAGGACTGGAAAAAGAGTGGATTGTTAGACTAAAGCAACAATTTAATTAATATTGGGTTACTATTTTACAGGTAGTCCATAAAAATAATAAACAACTCAACGCTAATTAAAAACTGTTATTATGAATATAGCGCTCTGGATTATACAAATTGTTATCGCTGCTCTATTTCTTACAACAGGTTCGCTGAAACTTGTTTTGCCCAAAGACAACCTACGAAAAGTTTTTGAATGGATAGAAGACTACACTGAACAACGACTACGATTAATAGGAGCGTTTGAGGTGTTGGGAGGACTGGGACTTTTCCTGCCGGGCGTTTATTCTACACTCGAGATTTTAATCCCGATAGCAGCTATTGGGCTTACAATTATTATGGTGCTTGCCACTTTTGTTCATTCAAAAAGAAAAGAAACAAAAGACCTGGTATTTAACATAGTCGTTCTAATTATGCTCTTGCTTGTTGTTGCCGGACGATTATTCCTCGTTAAGTTATAGTACACTTTCCTGATTGTTATTAACTAGTTTTTATTGATTTTATCGTTCAGCTAAAATTAAGGCTGCACGCATAAAACTATTTATGGTTACACTCCGTACAAAATAAAACCATTCAAAACTTAGTAATAACCAAAAAACTGAAAGTTATGCCTAACAGCGTTTACAAAATTGTTGAGTTGGTTGGAAGCAGCCCGGTATCGTGGGAACAAGCCTCACAAAATGCCATAAAAATGGCTTCAAAATCATTACGCGATTTACGAATTGCTGAAGTATGCCAAATGGACATTCATATTTCCGAAGGAGAAATAGAATGTTATCGTGTAAAACTTAAAGTGTCGTTTAAATACGAAGATTAATAGGTTACATGAAATTCCCCAAACAAATTGATTACGACTCCAGTAACAATTCCTGGAATTAGTTCCAGGACAAAAGTTCTTTTGGCTGCCATCGATAGTTTATTCTATTTATAATTTTTCGATTATAAAAATCTCGTTTCTGTCGAACTCGCTCCAATAGCGGATGGCCAGTTTTTCGATGTACAACCAATATGGCTCGGTTAGTGCTCCGTAAGTGGAAACACCGTATTTTATCTCCTCTTGCATTTGCGCTGCAATTTCCGGCTTCACCGATATTTTTATGGTTTGCTTATTGAAAGTTACTGTAATTGTTGGCACTTTTAAAACCGTTTCGGAAACCGCGATTAATCCCTGCCCGATAGTTGCTCCGGTACTTATCTGAATTCCATCGTTAAAACAACTGAGTGGCGGTTTATTCCCGGCAAAAGTGGTAATGGTAAGGTTATTCACTCCCACATTAAAATACTCCATGGCTCGAATGCCCATTTTTGCACCGATAATGGAATAAATGCCGGTATGTCCGTGAATTTCGTTAGTCATACTAATAGCTTTCCATTCAATCAATCCGTAATTCTGAATGGTCGACTCCAGCATTTTTGCGTAGGCAGGTTTGTACAAATCAGCATCTGTAGGAAATGAGTTAAACACCCGGTTTGTTGTTTGCGTTCCCG harbors:
- a CDS encoding DoxX family protein, which gives rise to MNIALWIIQIVIAALFLTTGSLKLVLPKDNLRKVFEWIEDYTEQRLRLIGAFEVLGGLGLFLPGVYSTLEILIPIAAIGLTIIMVLATFVHSKRKETKDLVFNIVVLIMLLLVVAGRLFLVKL
- a CDS encoding dodecin family protein, with protein sequence MPNSVYKIVELVGSSPVSWEQASQNAIKMASKSLRDLRIAEVCQMDIHISEGEIECYRVKLKVSFKYED